A region of the Prevotella intermedia ATCC 25611 = DSM 20706 genome:
TTGCCAGCGTTGGAACGTTCAAGTATCGCGACGGCAAGTTTGCTACTATCGACTTGCCCGCCTTCAGTAAGGTTACATTTGAATAGAAATAAACGACTATGGAATTTGAAAGCAGAATATTATCACGCCAAATTGGCGACCTACTCTACGCATCGGGCTACACGCTCGGAACAGCCGAAAGCTGCACAGGCGGCCGTGTAAGCGAAACTATTATCGCCATTCCTGGTGCATCGAACTATTTCAAGGGTGGCATTGTGTCGTACACCGACGAAGTTAAAACACAGCTGCTTGGCGTTTCTGCCGAGACTTTGCAGGAGCATACAGCCGTCAGCGAAGAAGTGGCACGACAGATGGTGAGCGGTGCCATCAAGGCTTTGCAGGTGGACTATGCCATTTCCGTAACAGGAACAGCAGGCCCCAGCGGTGGCACAGCCGAAGCACCCATCGGCACAGTATGGATTGGCTACGGCGACAAAGACGAGGTTAGAACGTTTAAACTCACCGAAGACTTCGGACGCGACATCAATCTTGCCATTGCCACCAACAAGGCTATCCGCTTGATGCTCGACTTCCTGAAAGAGAAGCTCGAAGGCAACAACGCCGCAGACGACAGCAATGCGGACGCAATACCAAGTATGGAACCCTAAAGAAACCGTACAGCGCATATACGGCTGCTACGACGCACAGCCATACAACTTGATACTTACCAAACCCAACAACAACAGGTTGCAATTCCGAAACTTCGGTATCTGCAATCTGTTTTTTCGTTTAGCCACCTCTCCTTCTCGCTCATTAAACCATAATAGAATTGACAACGGGAAATGTGAAGCCTCCAACAGCAAAGAAAGGAGATATTCATAAAAAGTTGAATGTCTAGTGTGTTCGTACACACAAAGGGATTGACGCAAATCAAGAAAGGTGGTTTTTTCGCAAAAAACACGTAGAAATATTTTTCTATATTGCAGAACCTGCGTACCTTTGCATTGTCAAAAAGACAAAAAGGTTATTAGATTGTTTAGGTTAATAGTAATAGATTTAGGTTTTTAGTTGTTTTATTTAAGGAGAACAAGAGAGATTGTTCAGGAAAGATAGGTTTAGTTAAGGTAATTAAAAGTAGATTGATTAAAGGATAACAAATTGATGCGAGATTTTGGGGGAACGCCGAGAGGCGCGAACCTACAAATCAAGCGGAAGCTAAAATAAGTGAAAGCTTATTTTAAGACTAACAAAAGCGCAGGACTGTGATAGTCTTGCGCTTTTGCGTTATAGGCGGTTCGGGCAGCACAGAAATACAAGATAGATACACCGCAAAGGTGTAAATATTTTTCACAAGCGTAACTATTGTATAACCACCTCGTTATCAACGCTTTGCAAAACCTATTGTTTTGCATTCCAAAAGTGTAGGTTTTGCACGGTAAAAGCGGCTGTTTTGCAGCGTAAAACCTACGCTTTCGCAATGCCAAATCGAAATTGCTGCTTTTCTTTAGAATTATCTTTACAAAAGCAAGCCTGTTTTTTAAGTTCTCTTATAGAACTTCTAGTATTTCTAGAAAAACTAGAATTTCTAAATGAATCTATGGTTTCTATGGTGCCAAAAACGCAATGAGCCGCACCCCTACCCTACATTGGGTATTGTAGAAACTAAGGCTTTGCAATGCCAAAAATGCTTTCTGCATCTGCCGTAAACAACAAAAAGAAAAACAAACCACCGAATAGAAACCTACTGAAACTAAAAAAGGGATACGGCACAAAGCCATATCCCTCATTTTTTTACCTTAATATTCTCTTTATTGAATTAGTCTTCTACTACAAAGAAGTCATCTTTTGTTACTCCGCAGAGTGGGCATACCCAATCGTCTGGAATATCTTCAAAAGCTGTACCTGGAGCAATGCCTCCGTCTGGGTCGCCTACTTCTGGGTCGTAAACGTAACCACAAGTTTCACATTCGTATTTCTTCATAATGTTTTCTTTTTTTATTTGTTATTAT
Encoded here:
- the rd gene encoding rubredoxin, with product MKKYECETCGYVYDPEVGDPDGGIAPGTAFEDIPDDWVCPLCGVTKDDFFVVED
- a CDS encoding CinA family protein; protein product: MEFESRILSRQIGDLLYASGYTLGTAESCTGGRVSETIIAIPGASNYFKGGIVSYTDEVKTQLLGVSAETLQEHTAVSEEVARQMVSGAIKALQVDYAISVTGTAGPSGGTAEAPIGTVWIGYGDKDEVRTFKLTEDFGRDINLAIATNKAIRLMLDFLKEKLEGNNAADDSNADAIPSMEP